Proteins encoded by one window of Muntiacus reevesi chromosome 6, mMunRee1.1, whole genome shotgun sequence:
- the PEG10 gene encoding LOW QUALITY PROTEIN: retrotransposon-derived protein PEG10 (The sequence of the model RefSeq protein was modified relative to this genomic sequence to represent the inferred CDS: inserted 1 base in 1 codon) encodes MRNKKLLKTRRRKGGRGGQDTGLHSHRSEATSPGRSPPTSTITLGPDCPPPPPPPPPNDPSSPSNSPCSSQRGQYNPNLGEGRREDLSQEINNLREKVMKQSEENNNLQNQVQKLTEENTTLREQVEPAPEEEEDDIELCGAAAAAAPATPIEEECPEDLPEKFDGNPDMLLPFISQCQLFMEKSTRDFSLDRVRVCFVTSMMTGRAARWASAKLERSHYLMHNYPAFMTEMKHVFEDPQRREAAKRKIRRLRQGMGSVVDYSNAFQMIAQDLDWNEPALIDQYHEGLSDHIQAELAHLEVAKSLTALIGQCIHIERRLARAAAARKPRSPPRALVTSHVNSHHHHQADPTEPVGGARMRLTQEEKERRRKLNLCLYCGNGGHYADNCPAKASKASPXGKLPGPAVEGPSATGPELIRSPQDDAASSPHLQVMLQIHLPGRHSLFVRAMIDSGASGNFIDHEYVAQNGIPLRIKDWPILVEAIDGRPIASGPVVHETHDLIVDLGDHREVLSFDVTQSPFFPIVLGVRWLSTHDPNITWSTRSIVFDSEYCRYHCRMYSPIPPPLPPPAQPAFYYPVEGYRVYQPVRYYYVQNVYTPVDENVYPDHRLVDPNIEMIPGAHSIPSGHVYSLSESEMAALRDFVARHVKDGLITPTIAPNGAQVLQVKRGWKLQVSYDCRGPNGVTIQNQYPRLTIPNLDDQAHLATYTEFVPQIPGYPTYPAYAAYPTYTVGFAWYPVGRDGHGRSLYVPVMITWNPHWYRQPPVPQYPPPQPPPPPPPPPPPPSYSAL; translated from the exons ATGCG AAACAAAAAGCTTCTGAAAACCAGAAGGCGAAAAGGTGGACGCGGAGGCCAGGACACAGGCCTCCATTCCCACAGGAGTGAAGCTACTTCGCCCGGGAGGTCTCCTCCCACCTCAACCATCACCCTGGGGCCCGACTGcccacctcctccacctcctcctcccccaaacGATCCTTCCTCCCCCTCCAACTCCCCCTGCAGCAGCCAGAGGGGCCAGTACAACCCCAACCTGGGAGAAGGCCGGCGTGAGGATCTCTCGCAAGAGATCAACAACCTCAGAGAGAAGGTCATGAAGCAGTCCGAGGAGAACAACAACCTGCAGAACCAGGTGCAGAAACTCACGGAGGAGAACACCACCCTCCGCGAGCAAGTGGAGCCCGCCCCCGAGGAGGAAGAGGACGACATTGAGCTGTGCggggctgccgccgccgccgccccagcCACCCCTATCGAGGAGGAGTGCCCAGAAGACCTCCCCGAGAAGTTCGATGGCAACCCAGACATGCTGCTTCCCTTCATATCCCAGTGCCAGCTCTTCATGGAAAAGAGCACCCGCGATTTCTCCCTCGATCGCGTGCGCGTCTGCTTCGTGACCAGCATGATGACTGGCCGCGCCGCGCGCTGGGCCTCGGCCAAACTGGAGCGTTCCCACTATCTGATGCACAACTACCCAGCCTTCATGACCGAAATGAAGCATGTCTTTGAAGATCCCCAGCGGCGCGAGGCCGCCAAACGCAAGATCAGACGTCTGCGCCAGGGCATGGGGTCGGTGGTCGACTACTCTAATGCTTTCCAGATGATTGCGCAGGACCTGGATTGGAACGAGCCCGCCCTGATCGACCAGTACCACGAGGGCCTCAGCGACCACATCCAGGCAGAGCTGGCGCACCTCGAAGTGGCCAAGTCGCTGACCGCGCTCATCGGCCAGTGCATCCACATCGAGAGAAGGCTGGCCCGGGCAGCCGCCGCCCGCAAGCCGCGCTCCCCGCCACGCGCGCTGGTGACCTCGCATGTCAacagtcaccaccaccaccaggcagACCCCACCGAGCCCGTGGGGGGCGCCCGCATGCGCCTGacgcaggaagagaaggagagacgCCGCAAGCTGAACCTGTGCCTCTACTGTGGGAATGGAGGCCACTACGCTGACAACTGTCCTGCCAAGGCCTCGAAGGCTTCGC GCGGGAAACTCCCCGGCCCCGCTGTAGAGGGACCTTCAGCGACCGGGCCGGAATTAATAAGGTCCCCCCAAGATGATGCTGCATCATCTCCACACTTGCAAGTGATGCTCCAGATTCATCTCCCGGGCCGACACAGCCTGTTCGTCCGAGCCATGATCGATTCTGGCGCTTCTGGCAATTTCATTGATCACGAGTACGTGGCCCAGAACGGCATTCCTCTGAGAATCAAGGACTGGCCCATACTTGTAGAAGCAATTGATGGACGCCCCATAGCATCGGGCCCAGTGGTCCATGAAACACATGACCTGATCGTCGACTTGGGAGATCACCGCGAGGTGCTGTCGTTCGATGTGACTCAGTCTCCGTTCTTCCCCATCGTCCTGGGGGTGCGCTGGCTGAGCACACACGATCCCAACATCACGTGGAGCACCCGATCGATCGTCTTTGATTCCGAATATTGCAGATACCACTGCCGTATGTATTCTCCAATACCGCCCCCTCTGCCACCACCAGCGCAGCCGGCGTTCTATTACCCGGTCGAGGGGTACAGAGTTTATCAGCCTGTGAGATACTACTACGTGCAGAATGTGTACACCCCAGTGGATGAGAACGTCTACCCAGACCACCGTCTGGTGGACCCAAACATAGAAATGATCCCCGGAGCGCACAGCATTCCCAGCGGGCATGTGTACTCACTGTCCGAATCTGAAATGGCAGCCCTGCGCGATTTCGTGGCCAGACACGTGAAGGATGGGCTGATCACCCCCACCATCGCGCCGAACGGAGCCCAAGTTCTCCAAGTGAAAAGAGGGTGGAAGCTGCAAGTTTCTTATGACTGCCGGGGTCCCAACGGTGTCACCATCCAGAATCAATATCCCCGACTCACGATTCCAAATTTAGATGACCAAGCTCACCTGGCGACGTACACTGAATTCGTACCTCAGATTCCAGGATATCCGACCTACCCCGCCTACGCCGCGTACCCGACCTACACGGTAGGATTCGCCTGGTACCCCGTGGGGCGAGATGGACACGGGCGATCCCTCTATGTCCCCGTGATGATCACCTGGAATCCTCATTGGTACCGCCAGCCGCCAGTGCCCCAGTAcccgccgccgcagccgccgccgccgcccccgccgccgccgccgccgccgtcctACAGCGCCCTGTGA